A window of Pan paniscus chromosome 10, NHGRI_mPanPan1-v2.0_pri, whole genome shotgun sequence contains these coding sequences:
- the GPR162 gene encoding probable G-protein coupled receptor 162 isoform X1 codes for MARGGAGAEEASLRSNALSWLACGLLALLANAWIILSISAKQQKHKPLELLLCFLAGTHILMAAVPLTTFAVVQLRRQASSDYDWNESICKVFVSTYYTLALATCFTVASLSYHRMWMVRWPVNYRLSNAKKQALHAVMGIWMVSFILSTLPSIGWHNNGERYYARGCQFIVSKIGLGFGVCFSLLLLGGIVMGLVCVAITFYQTLWARPRRARQARRVGGGGGTKVGGPGALGTRPAFEVPAIVVEDARGKRRSSLDGSESAKTSLQVTNLVSAIVFLYDSLTGVPILVVSFFSLKSDSAPPWMVLAVLWCSMAQTLLLPSFIWSCERYRADVRTVWEQCVAIMSEEDGDDDGGCDDYAEGRVCKVRFDANGATGPGSRDPAQVKLLPGRHMLFPPLERVHYLQVPLSRRLSHDETNIFSTPREPGSFLHKWSSSDDIRVLPAQSRALGGPPEYLGQRHRLEDEEDEEEAEGGGLASLRQFLESGVLGSGGGPPRGPGFFREEITTFIDETPLPSPTASPGHSPRRPRPLGLSPRRLSLGSPESRAVGLPLGLGAGRRCSLTGGEESARAWGGSWGPGNPIFPQLTL; via the exons ATGGctcggggcggggcgggggcagaGGAGGCCTCCCTGCGCTCCAATGCATTGTCCTGGCTGGCCTGTGGGCTCCTGGCGCTGCTGGCCAATGCCTGGATCATCCTCAGCATCTCGGCCAAGCAGCAGAAGCACAAGCCACTGGAGCTGCTGCTCTGCTTCCTAGCGGGCACACACATACTCATGGCAGCTGTGCCCCTCACCACCTTTGCTGTGGTGCAGCTGCGTCGTCAGGCTTCCTCCGACTATGACTGGAACGAGAGTATCTGCAAGGTCTTCGTGTCCACCTACTACACCCTGGCCCTGGCCACCTGCTTCACGGTCGCCTCCCTCTCCTACCATCGCATGTGGATGGTGCGCTGGCCCGTCAACTACCGCCTCAGCAACGCCAAGAAGCAGGCACTGCATGCGGTCATGGGCATCTGGATGGTCAGCTTCATCCTCTCCACACTGCCCTCCATTGGCTGGCACAACAACGGCGAGCGCTACTATGCCCGCGGCTGCCAGTTCATAGTCTCCAAGATCGGCCTCGGCTTTGGCGTTTGCTTCAGCCTCTTGCTACTTGGGGGAATTGTCATGGGTCTGGTCTGTGTGGCCATCACCTTCTACCAGACACTGTGGGCCCGGCCCAGGAGGGCTCGGCAGGCCCGGAgagtggggggtggtggggggaccAAAGTGGGTGGGCCAGGGGCCTTGGGTACCCGGCCAGCTTTTGAGGTGCCAGCCATTGTGGTGGAGGATGCCCGAGGGAAGCGGCGGTCCTCGCTGGATGGCTCGGAGTCTGCCAAGACATCCCTGCAGGTCACCAACTTGGTCAGCGCCATCGTCTTTCTCTATGACTCACTCACAGGGGTGCCCATCTTG GTGGTGAGCTTCTTCTCCCTCAAGTCGGACTCGGCGCCCCCCTGGATGGTGCTGGCTGTGCTGTGGTGCTCCATGGCACAGACGCTGCTGCTGCCCTCCTTCATCTGGTCCTGCGAGCGCTACCGCGCCGACGTGCGCACAGTGTGGGAGCAATGCGTGGCCATCATGTCTGAGGAGGATGGAGATGACG ATGGGGGCTGTGACGACTATGCAGAGGGCCGAGTTTGCAAAGTTCGCTTTGATGCTAACGGAGCCACAGGACCAGGGAGCCGGGACCCCGCCCAGGTGAAGCTGCTGCCTGGAAGGCACATGCTCTTCCCTCCTCTTGAGAGAGTCCACTACTTACAG GTCCCCCTATCCCGGCGTCTGTCCCATGATGAGACAAACATCTTCTCTACCCCTCGGGAACCAGGCTCCTTCCTGCACAAGTGGTCATCCTCTGATGACATCCGGGTCCTCCCAGCCCAGAGCCGGGCCCTCGGGGgtcctcctgagtacctgggacaaAGACACAGGTTGGAGGATGAGGAGGACGAGGAAGAGGCTGAAGGTGGGGGGCTGGCTAGCCTTCGCCAATTCTTGGAGAGTGGGGTTCTGGGGTCAGGTGGGGGACCCCCACGGGGTCCTGGCTTCTTCCGGGAGGAGATCACCACCTTCATCGATGAGACACCTCTGCCTTCTCCGACTGCCTCACCAGGGCACTCTCCTCGTCGGCCCCGGCCACTGGGCCTCTCACCCCGCCGACTCTCCCTGGGGTCCCCTGAGAGCAGAGCCGTTGGACTTCCTTTGGGACTAGGCGCAGGGAGACGCTGCTCCCTGACGGGGGGTGAAGAAAGTGCAAGGGCTTGGGGAGGATCCTGGGGCCCAGGCAACCCCATCTTTCCCCAGCTGACCCTGTGA
- the GPR162 gene encoding probable G-protein coupled receptor 162 isoform X2 produces the protein MARGGAGAEEASLRSNALSWLACGLLALLANAWIILSISAKQQKHKPLELLLCFLAGTHILMAAVPLTTFAVVQLRRQASSDYDWNESICKVFVSTYYTLALATCFTVASLSYHRMWMVRWPVNYRLSNAKKQALHAVMGIWMVSFILSTLPSIGWHNNGERYYARGCQFIVSKIGLGFGVCFSLLLLGGIVMGLVCVAITFYQTLWARPRRARQARRVGGGGGTKVGGPGALGTRPAFEVPAIVVEDARGKRRSSLDGSESAKTSLQVTNLVVSFFSLKSDSAPPWMVLAVLWCSMAQTLLLPSFIWSCERYRADVRTVWEQCVAIMSEEDGDDDGGCDDYAEGRVCKVRFDANGATGPGSRDPAQVKLLPGRHMLFPPLERVHYLQVPLSRRLSHDETNIFSTPREPGSFLHKWSSSDDIRVLPAQSRALGGPPEYLGQRHRLEDEEDEEEAEGGGLASLRQFLESGVLGSGGGPPRGPGFFREEITTFIDETPLPSPTASPGHSPRRPRPLGLSPRRLSLGSPESRAVGLPLGLGAGRRCSLTGGEESARAWGGSWGPGNPIFPQLTL, from the exons ATGGctcggggcggggcgggggcagaGGAGGCCTCCCTGCGCTCCAATGCATTGTCCTGGCTGGCCTGTGGGCTCCTGGCGCTGCTGGCCAATGCCTGGATCATCCTCAGCATCTCGGCCAAGCAGCAGAAGCACAAGCCACTGGAGCTGCTGCTCTGCTTCCTAGCGGGCACACACATACTCATGGCAGCTGTGCCCCTCACCACCTTTGCTGTGGTGCAGCTGCGTCGTCAGGCTTCCTCCGACTATGACTGGAACGAGAGTATCTGCAAGGTCTTCGTGTCCACCTACTACACCCTGGCCCTGGCCACCTGCTTCACGGTCGCCTCCCTCTCCTACCATCGCATGTGGATGGTGCGCTGGCCCGTCAACTACCGCCTCAGCAACGCCAAGAAGCAGGCACTGCATGCGGTCATGGGCATCTGGATGGTCAGCTTCATCCTCTCCACACTGCCCTCCATTGGCTGGCACAACAACGGCGAGCGCTACTATGCCCGCGGCTGCCAGTTCATAGTCTCCAAGATCGGCCTCGGCTTTGGCGTTTGCTTCAGCCTCTTGCTACTTGGGGGAATTGTCATGGGTCTGGTCTGTGTGGCCATCACCTTCTACCAGACACTGTGGGCCCGGCCCAGGAGGGCTCGGCAGGCCCGGAgagtggggggtggtggggggaccAAAGTGGGTGGGCCAGGGGCCTTGGGTACCCGGCCAGCTTTTGAGGTGCCAGCCATTGTGGTGGAGGATGCCCGAGGGAAGCGGCGGTCCTCGCTGGATGGCTCGGAGTCTGCCAAGACATCCCTGCAGGTCACCAACTTG GTGGTGAGCTTCTTCTCCCTCAAGTCGGACTCGGCGCCCCCCTGGATGGTGCTGGCTGTGCTGTGGTGCTCCATGGCACAGACGCTGCTGCTGCCCTCCTTCATCTGGTCCTGCGAGCGCTACCGCGCCGACGTGCGCACAGTGTGGGAGCAATGCGTGGCCATCATGTCTGAGGAGGATGGAGATGACG ATGGGGGCTGTGACGACTATGCAGAGGGCCGAGTTTGCAAAGTTCGCTTTGATGCTAACGGAGCCACAGGACCAGGGAGCCGGGACCCCGCCCAGGTGAAGCTGCTGCCTGGAAGGCACATGCTCTTCCCTCCTCTTGAGAGAGTCCACTACTTACAG GTCCCCCTATCCCGGCGTCTGTCCCATGATGAGACAAACATCTTCTCTACCCCTCGGGAACCAGGCTCCTTCCTGCACAAGTGGTCATCCTCTGATGACATCCGGGTCCTCCCAGCCCAGAGCCGGGCCCTCGGGGgtcctcctgagtacctgggacaaAGACACAGGTTGGAGGATGAGGAGGACGAGGAAGAGGCTGAAGGTGGGGGGCTGGCTAGCCTTCGCCAATTCTTGGAGAGTGGGGTTCTGGGGTCAGGTGGGGGACCCCCACGGGGTCCTGGCTTCTTCCGGGAGGAGATCACCACCTTCATCGATGAGACACCTCTGCCTTCTCCGACTGCCTCACCAGGGCACTCTCCTCGTCGGCCCCGGCCACTGGGCCTCTCACCCCGCCGACTCTCCCTGGGGTCCCCTGAGAGCAGAGCCGTTGGACTTCCTTTGGGACTAGGCGCAGGGAGACGCTGCTCCCTGACGGGGGGTGAAGAAAGTGCAAGGGCTTGGGGAGGATCCTGGGGCCCAGGCAACCCCATCTTTCCCCAGCTGACCCTGTGA
- the P3H3 gene encoding prolyl 3-hydroxylase 3 — MLRLLRPLLLLLLLPPPGSPEPPGLTQLSPGAPPQAPDLLYADGLRAYAAGAWAPAVALLREALRSQAALGRVRLDCGASCAADPGAALPAVLLGAPESDSGPGPTQGSWERQLLRAALRRADCLTQCAARRLGPGGAARLRVGSALRDAFRRREPYNYLQRAYYQLKKLDLAAAAAHTFFVANPMHLQMREDMAKYRRMSGVRPQSFRDLETPPHWAAYDTGLELLGRQEAGLALPRLEEALQGSLAQMESCRADCEGPEEQQGAEQEEDGAASQGGLYEAIAGHWIQVLQCRQRCVGETATRPGRSFPVPDFLPNQLRRLHEAHAQVGNLSQAIENVLSVLLFYPEDEAAKRALNQYQAQLGEPRPGLGPREDIQRFILRSLGEKRQLYYAMEHLGTSFKDPDPWTPAALIPEALREKLREDQEKRPWDHEPVKPKPLTYWKDVLLLEGVTLTQDSRQLNGSERAVLDGLLTPAECGVLLQLAKDAAGAGARSGYRGRRSPHTPHERFEGLTVLKAAQLARAGTVGSQGAKLLLEVSERVRTLTQAYFSPERPLHLSFTHLVCRSAIEGEQEQRMDLSHPVHADNCVLDPDTGECWREPPAYTYRDYSGLLYLNDDFQGGDLFFTEPNALTVTARVRPRCGRLVAFSSGVENPHGVWAVTRGRRCALALWHTWAPEHREQEWIEAKELLQESQEEEEEEEEEMPSKDPSPEPPSRRHQRVQDKTGRAPRVREEL, encoded by the exons ATGCTCCGGCTCCTCCGGccgctgctgctactgctgctgctgcctccccCGGGGTCCCCTGAGCCCCCCGGCCTGACCCAGCTGTCCCCGGGGGCGCCCCCGCAGGCCCCCGACTTGCTCTACGCTGACGGGCTGCGCGCCTACGCGGCCGGGGCTTGGGCGCCGGCCGTGGCGCTGCTGCGGGAGGCGCTGCGGAGCCAGGCGGCGCTGGGCCGGGTGCGGCTGGATTGCGGGGCGAGCTGCGCGGCCGATCCGGGCGCCGCGCTCCCCGCCGTGCTTCTCGGGGCCCCGGAGTCCGACTCCGGGCCGGGACCCACGCAGGGGTCCTGGGAACGACAGCTTCTCCGTGCAGCGCTCCGCCGCGCAGACTGCCTGACCCAGTGCGCAGCACGGAGGCTGGGCCCCGGGGGCGCGGCGCGGCTTCGCGTGGGGAGCGCGCTCCGGGACGCCTTCCGCCGTCGGGAGCCCTACAACTACCTGCAGAGGGCCTATTACCAG tTGAAGAAGCTGGATCTGGCAGCTGCGGCAGCACACACCTTCTTTGTAGCAAACCCCATGCACCTGCAGATGCGGGAGGACATGGCTAAGTACAGACGAATGTCGGGAGTTCGGCCCCAGAGCTTCCGGGACCTGGAGACGCCCCCACACTGG GCAGCCTATGACACTGGCCTGGAGCTGCTGGGGCGCCAGGAGGCAGGACTGGcactgcccaggctagaggagGCTCTTCAGGGGAGCCTGGCCCAGATGGAGAGCTGCCGTGCTGACTGCGAGGGGCCTGAGGAGCAGCAGGGGGCTGAACAAGAGGAGGATGGGGCTGCGAGCCAGGGGGGCCTCTATGAGGCCATTGCAG GACACTGGATTCAGGTCCTGCAGTGCCGGCAACGCTGTGTGGGGGAAACAGCCACACGCCCTGGTCGCAGCTTCCCTGTCCCAGACTTCCTTCCCAACCAGCTGAGGCGGCTACATGAGGCCCATGCTCAGG TGGGCAATCTGTCCCAGGCTATAGAAAATGTCCTGAGTGTCCTGCTCTTCTACCCGGAGGATGAGGCTGCCAAGAGGGCTCTGAACCAGtaccaggcccagctgggagagCCGAGACCTGGCCTCGGACCCAGAGAG GACATCCAGCGCTTCATTCTCCGATCCCTGGGGGAGAAGAGGCAGCTCTACTATGCCATGGAGCACCTGGGGACCAGCTTCAAGGATCCT GACCCCTGGACCCCTGCAGCTCTCATCCCTGAGGCACTTAGAGAAAAGCTCAG AGAGGATCAAGAGAAGAGGCCTTGGGACCATGAGCCCGTGAAGCCAAAGCCCTTGACCTACTGGAAGG ATGTCCTTCTCCTGGAGGGTGTGACCTTGACCCAGGATTCCAGGCAGCTGAATGGGTCGGAGCGGGCGGTGTTGGATGGGCTGCTCACCCCAGCCGAGTGTGGGGTGCTGCTGCAGCTGGCTAAG GATGCAGCTGGGGCTGGAGCCAGGTCTGGCTATCGTGGTCGCCGCTCCCCTCACACCCCCCATGAACGCTTCGAGGGGCTCACAGTGCTTAAGGCTGCGCAG CTGGCCCGGGCTGGGACAGTGGGCAGTCAGGGTGCTAAGCTGCTTCTGGAGGTGAGCGAGCGGGTGCGGACCTTGACCCAGGCCTACTTCTCCCCGGAACGGCCCCTGCATCTGTCCTTCACCCACCTGGTGTGCCGCAGCGCCATAGAAG GAGAGCAAGAGCAGCGCATGGACCTGAGTCACCCAGTGCACGCAGACAACTGCGTCCTGGACCCTGACACGGGAGAGTGCTGGCGGGAGCCCCCAGCCTACACCTAtcgggactacag CGGACTCCTCTACCTCAACGATGACTTCCAGGGTGGGGACTTGTTCTTCACGGAGCCCAACGCCCTCACTGTCACG GCTCGGGTGCGTCCTCGCTGTGGGCGCCTTGTGGCCTTCAGCTCCGGTGTCGAGAATCCCCATGGGGTGTGGGCCGTGACTCGGGGACGGCGCTGTGCCCTGGCACTGTGGCACACGTGGGCACCTGAGCACAGGGAGCAG gagTGGATAGAAGCCAAAGAACTGCTGCAGGAgtcacaggaggaggaggaagaggaagaagaagaaatgccCAGCAAAGACCCTTCCCCAGAGCCCCCTAGCCGCAGGCACCAGAGGGTCCAAGACAAGACTGGAAGGGCACCTCGGGTTCGGGAGGAGCTGTGA
- the GNB3 gene encoding guanine nucleotide-binding protein G(I)/G(S)/G(T) subunit beta-3 isoform X2 has protein sequence MGEMEQLRQEAEQLKKQIADARKACADVTLAELVSGLEVVGRVQMRTRRTLRGHLAKIYAMHWATDSKLLVSASQDGKLIVWDSYTTNKVHAIPLRSSWVMTCAYAPSGNFVACGGLDNMCSIYNLKSREGNVKVSRELSAHTGYLSCCRFLDDNNIVTSSGDTTCALWDIETGQQKTVFVGHTGDCMSLAVSPDFNLFISGACDASAKLWDVREGTCRQTFTGHESDINAICFFPNGEAICTGSDDASCRLFDLRADQELICFSHESIICGITSVAFSLSGRLLFAGYDDFNCNVWDSMKSERVGILSGHDNRVSCLGVTADGMAVATGSWDSFLKIWN, from the exons ATGGGGGAGATGGAGCAACTGCGTCAGGAAGCGGAGCAGCTCAAGAAGCAGATTGCA GATGCCAGGAAAGCCTGTGCTGACGTTACTCTGGCAGAG CTGGTGTCTGGCCTAGAGGTGGTGGGACGAGTCCAGATGCGGACGCGGCGGACGTTAAGGGGGCACCTGGCCAAGATTTACGCCATGCACTGGGCCACTGATTCTAA GCTGCTGGTAAGTGCCTCGCAAGATGGGAAGCTGATCGTGTGGGACAGCTACACCACCAACAAG gtgcacgccatccCACTGCGCTCCTCCTGGGTCATGACCTGTGCCTATGCCCCATCAGGGAACTTTGTGGCATGTGGGGGGCTGGACAACATGTGTTCCATCTACAACCTCAAATCCCGTGAGGGCAATGTCAAGGTCAGCCGGGAGCTTTCTGCTCACACAG GTTATCTCTCCTGCTGCCGCTTCCTGGATGACAACAATATTGTGACCAGCTCGGGGGACACCACGTG TGCCTTGTGGGACATTGAGACTGGGCAGCAGAAGACTGTATTTGTGGGACACACGGGTGACTGCATGAGCCTGGCTGTGTCTCCTGACTTCAATCTCTTCATTTCGGGGGCCTGTGATGCCAGTGCCAAGCTCTGGGATGTGCGAGAGGGGACCTGCCGTCAGACTTTCACTGGCCACGAGTCGGAcatcaacgccatctgt TTCTTCCCCAATGGAGAGGCCATCTGCACGGGCTCGGATGACGCTTCCTGCCGCTTGTTTGACCTGCGGGCAGACCAGGAGCTGATCTGCTTCTCCCACGAGAGCATCATCTGCGGCATCACGTCCGTGGCCTTCTCCCTCAGTGGCCGCCTGCTATTTGCTGGCTACGACGACTTCAACTGCAATGTCTGGGACTCCATGAAGTCTGAGCGTGTGG GCATCCTCTCTGGCCACGATAACAGGGTCAGCTGCCTGGGAGTCACAGCTGATGGGATGGCTGTGGCCACAGGTTCCTGGGACAGCTTCCTCAAAATCTGGAACTGA
- the GPR162 gene encoding probable G-protein coupled receptor 162 isoform X3, with the protein MLSTGVVSFFSLKSDSAPPWMVLAVLWCSMAQTLLLPSFIWSCERYRADVRTVWEQCVAIMSEEDGDDDGGCDDYAEGRVCKVRFDANGATGPGSRDPAQVKLLPGRHMLFPPLERVHYLQVPLSRRLSHDETNIFSTPREPGSFLHKWSSSDDIRVLPAQSRALGGPPEYLGQRHRLEDEEDEEEAEGGGLASLRQFLESGVLGSGGGPPRGPGFFREEITTFIDETPLPSPTASPGHSPRRPRPLGLSPRRLSLGSPESRAVGLPLGLGAGRRCSLTGGEESARAWGGSWGPGNPIFPQLTL; encoded by the exons ATGCTGAGCACTGGG GTGGTGAGCTTCTTCTCCCTCAAGTCGGACTCGGCGCCCCCCTGGATGGTGCTGGCTGTGCTGTGGTGCTCCATGGCACAGACGCTGCTGCTGCCCTCCTTCATCTGGTCCTGCGAGCGCTACCGCGCCGACGTGCGCACAGTGTGGGAGCAATGCGTGGCCATCATGTCTGAGGAGGATGGAGATGACG ATGGGGGCTGTGACGACTATGCAGAGGGCCGAGTTTGCAAAGTTCGCTTTGATGCTAACGGAGCCACAGGACCAGGGAGCCGGGACCCCGCCCAGGTGAAGCTGCTGCCTGGAAGGCACATGCTCTTCCCTCCTCTTGAGAGAGTCCACTACTTACAG GTCCCCCTATCCCGGCGTCTGTCCCATGATGAGACAAACATCTTCTCTACCCCTCGGGAACCAGGCTCCTTCCTGCACAAGTGGTCATCCTCTGATGACATCCGGGTCCTCCCAGCCCAGAGCCGGGCCCTCGGGGgtcctcctgagtacctgggacaaAGACACAGGTTGGAGGATGAGGAGGACGAGGAAGAGGCTGAAGGTGGGGGGCTGGCTAGCCTTCGCCAATTCTTGGAGAGTGGGGTTCTGGGGTCAGGTGGGGGACCCCCACGGGGTCCTGGCTTCTTCCGGGAGGAGATCACCACCTTCATCGATGAGACACCTCTGCCTTCTCCGACTGCCTCACCAGGGCACTCTCCTCGTCGGCCCCGGCCACTGGGCCTCTCACCCCGCCGACTCTCCCTGGGGTCCCCTGAGAGCAGAGCCGTTGGACTTCCTTTGGGACTAGGCGCAGGGAGACGCTGCTCCCTGACGGGGGGTGAAGAAAGTGCAAGGGCTTGGGGAGGATCCTGGGGCCCAGGCAACCCCATCTTTCCCCAGCTGACCCTGTGA
- the GNB3 gene encoding guanine nucleotide-binding protein G(I)/G(S)/G(T) subunit beta-3 isoform X1, whose protein sequence is MGEMEQLRQEAEQLKKQIADARKACADVTLAELVSGLEVVGRVQMRTRRTLRGHLAKIYAMHWATDSKLLVSASQDGKLIVWDSYTTNKVHAIPLRSSWVMTCAYAPSGNFVACGGLDNMCSIYNLKSREGNVKVSRELSAHTGYLSCCRFLDDNNIVTSSGDTTCALWDIETGQQKTVFVGHTGDCMSLAVSPDFNLFISGACDASAKLWDVREGTCRQTFTGHESDINAICFFPNGEAICTGSDDASCRLFDLRADQELICFSHESIICGITSVAFSLSGRLLFAGYDDFNCNVWDSMKSERVGKGQPWLLLPQLEGPSPALPPHSVPPISSHFGLSYCCPLSLGDSTPGIQYPLVPN, encoded by the exons ATGGGGGAGATGGAGCAACTGCGTCAGGAAGCGGAGCAGCTCAAGAAGCAGATTGCA GATGCCAGGAAAGCCTGTGCTGACGTTACTCTGGCAGAG CTGGTGTCTGGCCTAGAGGTGGTGGGACGAGTCCAGATGCGGACGCGGCGGACGTTAAGGGGGCACCTGGCCAAGATTTACGCCATGCACTGGGCCACTGATTCTAA GCTGCTGGTAAGTGCCTCGCAAGATGGGAAGCTGATCGTGTGGGACAGCTACACCACCAACAAG gtgcacgccatccCACTGCGCTCCTCCTGGGTCATGACCTGTGCCTATGCCCCATCAGGGAACTTTGTGGCATGTGGGGGGCTGGACAACATGTGTTCCATCTACAACCTCAAATCCCGTGAGGGCAATGTCAAGGTCAGCCGGGAGCTTTCTGCTCACACAG GTTATCTCTCCTGCTGCCGCTTCCTGGATGACAACAATATTGTGACCAGCTCGGGGGACACCACGTG TGCCTTGTGGGACATTGAGACTGGGCAGCAGAAGACTGTATTTGTGGGACACACGGGTGACTGCATGAGCCTGGCTGTGTCTCCTGACTTCAATCTCTTCATTTCGGGGGCCTGTGATGCCAGTGCCAAGCTCTGGGATGTGCGAGAGGGGACCTGCCGTCAGACTTTCACTGGCCACGAGTCGGAcatcaacgccatctgt TTCTTCCCCAATGGAGAGGCCATCTGCACGGGCTCGGATGACGCTTCCTGCCGCTTGTTTGACCTGCGGGCAGACCAGGAGCTGATCTGCTTCTCCCACGAGAGCATCATCTGCGGCATCACGTCCGTGGCCTTCTCCCTCAGTGGCCGCCTGCTATTTGCTGGCTACGACGACTTCAACTGCAATGTCTGGGACTCCATGAAGTCTGAGCGTGTGGGTAAGGGCCAGCCCTGGCTGCTGCTTCCTCAGCTGGAAGgaccctccccagccctccctccccaTTCTGTACCCCCCATCAGCTCCCATTTCGGACTCTCTTACTGCTGTCCCTTGTCACTGGGTGACTCCACCCCTGGAATCCAGTACCCCTTGGTTCCCAACTAG